One segment of Deltaproteobacteria bacterium DNA contains the following:
- the rplL gene encoding 50S ribosomal protein L7/L12 — MTKEDVIAFIANMTVLELSELVKELEDKFGVKASAPVMAMGMAPAAEAPVKEEQTEFSVIITGVGEKKIQVIKEVRAITSLGLKEAKDAVENLPNPIKEGVSKEEAEKVKKQLEEAGATVEIK; from the coding sequence ATTACCAAAGAAGATGTGATTGCGTTTATTGCGAATATGACGGTCTTAGAACTGTCTGAGTTGGTTAAAGAGCTGGAAGATAAGTTCGGCGTTAAGGCCTCTGCTCCGGTTATGGCCATGGGAATGGCCCCGGCGGCCGAAGCCCCGGTTAAAGAGGAGCAGACGGAATTTTCGGTGATCATCACCGGGGTCGGAGAAAAGAAAATCCAAGTGATCAAAGAGGTTCGTGCCATTACCAGCCTGGGACTGAAAGAGGCCAAGGATGCGGTAGAAAATTTACCCAATCCGATTAAAGAAGGGGTTTCCAAGGAAGAGGCTGAAAAAGTAAAAAAACAATTGGAAGAGGCCGGCGCGACGGTAGAAATTAAATAA
- a CDS encoding 50S ribosomal protein L10, which yields MKRAEKEKIVADLHQRLTQAKAVFITDFRGLNVESLNRLRRDLHQGGDEYQVVKNTLFFRASQETPISALKDLFVGPCGITVSYQDPVASAKILADFAKNREAFVFKGGVLEGKPLSGEAIQQLSKMPSREVLLGQVLSSLIAVPTGFVSTLAGVIQKFMGTLKAIEEQKAKA from the coding sequence TTGAAACGGGCGGAGAAGGAAAAGATCGTGGCCGACCTCCATCAACGTTTAACACAAGCCAAGGCCGTTTTTATAACGGATTTTCGCGGGTTAAATGTCGAATCGTTAAACCGCTTACGTCGGGACCTGCATCAGGGCGGCGATGAATACCAGGTTGTTAAAAATACCCTGTTTTTTAGGGCTTCCCAGGAAACCCCTATTTCAGCCTTGAAAGATCTTTTTGTCGGGCCTTGCGGGATAACCGTAAGTTATCAAGATCCGGTGGCCTCGGCAAAGATATTAGCGGATTTTGCCAAGAACCGGGAGGCCTTTGTCTTCAAGGGAGGCGTACTGGAAGGAAAACCGCTCTCCGGGGAAGCAATCCAACAGTTGTCTAAAATGCCTTCCCGTGAAGTCTTGTTGGGGCAGGTGCTTTCATCGCTTATTGCCGTACCGACGGGTTTCGTATCTACCCTGGCCGGAGTCATTCAGAAATTTATGGGAACCTTAAAGGCCATTGAAGAACAAAAAGCCAAGGCCTAA